In Salinibaculum sp. SYNS191, the genomic window CCGGACGCCCGATATCGTCCGCGAGCGCGCCCGTCTGGAGCGCGACGGGGCCTACGACGGCGAGGAGTGAGCCGTCGGCTGTCCGGGAGCGAGAACGCGAACGGACCGGAAGAAAGAGGGGCTGGGACCGTCCCGCCGGAGGTCAGTCCTGGAGGGTCTCGGGCAGTTCGTCGACCATGATGACGGCCTCGCCGTCGATGGCGACGTCGCCCTCGTTGAGCACGCGCGTGCTGAGACGGTACTGGTTGTTGCCGAGGTCCTCGACGATTTCACACTCGGCGGTGACGCGGTCGTCGATGCGGACCGGGCCGTGGAACTCCAGGTCCTGGGAGAGGTAGATTACCATCCCGGGGACGCGCGCGAGCGCGGCGCTGATGAGGCCGCTGACGAGCGTGCCGTGTGCGATGCGGCCGCGGAAGCGCGTCTCGGAGGCGAACTCCCCGTCGAGGTGCAGCGGGTTCGTGTCGCCGCTGGCGGCTGCGAACCGCTTGACGTCGCCCTCGGTAATCGTCTTGGTGAACTCGAACCGGTCGCCGACGCTCAGCTCCTCGCGCGTCTCGGCTGTCTGCTCGGTGTGCCACTCGGGCAGGTCCTCGTCCGGTTCGATGCGGTCTGTCGGTGTCGCTGCGGAACCGTCCTGCTCCGACGGTTCGACGCCGAACGCGGCGAAGGCGGCTCGGTTGGCCGCGACGACACTCTCGAATACGTGTGACGATGTCTCCGTCCACGTGTCCAGCAGCGCACTCCGGTCCGATTCAGAACTCATCGGACTCACCTTTGGTCATACCCACTATTAAAATGTGAGGATTATTGGGTCGTTTTCCGGTTACGTGCGACGTTCTTGCGGCGGCGTTCGCACGCGTGTGTCCATCCCTACCCACCTGGCCCCGACGGACGGACTCGTTTCTGACGATTGAACTTTTCATGTCTCGTTGTAAGCGTGTCGGCCACTT contains:
- a CDS encoding MaoC family dehydratase — translated: MSSESDRSALLDTWTETSSHVFESVVAANRAAFAAFGVEPSEQDGSAATPTDRIEPDEDLPEWHTEQTAETREELSVGDRFEFTKTITEGDVKRFAAASGDTNPLHLDGEFASETRFRGRIAHGTLVSGLISAALARVPGMVIYLSQDLEFHGPVRIDDRVTAECEIVEDLGNNQYRLSTRVLNEGDVAIDGEAVIMVDELPETLQD